A DNA window from Schistocerca gregaria isolate iqSchGreg1 chromosome 2, iqSchGreg1.2, whole genome shotgun sequence contains the following coding sequences:
- the LOC126336184 gene encoding turripeptide Lol9.1-like produces the protein MSAQVAELHSPKGRLSMDRKIVCLTVLLLVVALSSVSAKHLRGRGRDVCACPRIYRPLCGSDNKTYANECVFECDKSLGRAASDVRILHEGGCDEPVPLRRL, from the exons ATGAGCGCACAGGTCGCAGAACTTCATTCACCAAAGGGAAGACTCAGTATGGACAG GAAAATCGTGTGCTTGAcggtgctgctgctggtggtggcgcTGAGTTCGGTGTCCGCGAAGCACCTCCGCGGCCGCGGCAGAGACGTGTGCGCCTGCCCCCGCATCTACCGCCCCCTCTGTGGCTCCGACAACAAGACCTACGCCAACGAATGCGTCTTCGAGTGCGACAAGAGCCTAGGCCGCGCCGCCTCAG ATGTACGAATCCTGCATGAAGGAGGCTGTGATGAACCCGTACCACTTAGAAGGCTTTAA